The following proteins are co-located in the Lepisosteus oculatus isolate fLepOcu1 chromosome 9, fLepOcu1.hap2, whole genome shotgun sequence genome:
- the sass6 gene encoding spindle assembly abnormal protein 6 homolog isoform X1 — MMELLFDQKLQVQVKCKDCEDRRTSIRISIELQSTSSPVHKRDLAVRLTDDADAYFLYNLVISEEDFQSLKVQQGLLVEFSAFPQKFIDLLNQCIEEQDKDNPRFLLQLVSSSPVLDNSCASLNIVETNAFKHLTHLCLKLIHGTDVEIKKYLATCLSCLKEEKQLLEQKLKRTEEDLSRQLSYTQQTLSEKSRELDRIRSEWTSQTAALTNQHSQELTTEREKTLEAQMKYQQQSEQQRRELESLHQKSIQQLQCRLAELEVSNKDLMERKYKSESAIRDLKAKLVGLEDESHRAKQEVLSLRRENSTLDSECHEKEKQVNQLQTRVAVLEQEIKDKDQLVLRTKEVLEATQQQKMIIEENAEERQHHIGKLETTLKSLSEELIKANEIIKKLQDDVKMLVGKLKLKNSVTVQQEKVLSETEQLLQKEQREVQEARQALKQRDEEVSKLQEQLEATVQKLAESKELLKTNENVITWLNKQLNENQITRKHENLGMFETPPGMTSSGGFRAGISSQNVMFGNQPFNSASGINYPVTSTLNSKLSFPVSTGSRPALAHLNQAPGTKVQFNPVISKPIVSPVDMNCGSHSLQHGSSNKENGELLGLESKYLERRDDSIPLRGIVPKKHLNKEAQKPSVNVSQLPPTPGFSAYFPGQ; from the exons GAGGACCAGTATCCGAATCAGTATTGAGCTGCAGTCAACATCAAGTCCAGTGCACAAAAGA gATCTGGCAGTACGGTTGACAGATGATGCTGACGCATATTTCCTTTACAACCTTGTTATATCAGAAGAAGATTTCCAAAG TTTAAAAGTACAACAGGGCCTGCTCGTAGAGTTTTCAGCCTTCCCACAGAAGTTCATAGACCTGCTGAATCAGTGTATCGAAGAACAGGACAAAGACAACCCGAG GTTTTTACTGCAGTTGGTATCTTCATCACCAGTATTAGACAACAGTTGTGCCAGTTTAAACATTGTGGAGACAAATGCCTTTAAACACCTCACACACCTCTGTCTTAAACTCATACATGGCACAGATGTAGAAATAAAGAAGTATCTGGCAACCTGTTTATCCTGTCTAAAG GAGGAAAAACAGTTGTTGGAACAGAAGCTTAAGAGAACTGAGGAAGATCTCTCCAGGCAACTTAGCTATACACAGCAG ACTTTGTCAGAAAAGAGCAGAGAACTGGACAGGATAAGGAGTGAATGGACATCCCAAACAGCAGCCCTGACCAACCAACACTCCCAGGAGCTGAccacagagagggagaaaaCACTTGAG GCCCAGATGAAATACCAGCAGCAGTCTGAGCAGCAACGCAGAGAGTTGGAAAGTCTGCATCAGAAAAGCATCCAGCAGCTCCAATGCAGGCTGGCAGAGCTGGAGGTCTCTAACAAAGATCTGATGGAGAGGAAATATAAATCAGAATCTGCCATCAGGGACCTTAAAGCCAAGCTGGTGGGGCTGGAAGAT GAGTCCCACAGAGCAAAGCAGGAGGTGTTATCTTTAAGGAGAGAGAACAGCACACTGGACTCGGAGTGCCATGAAAAGGAGAAGCAAGTGAACCAGCTGCAGACCCGAGTAGCTGTTCTAGAGCAGGAGATCAAAGACAAAGACCAGCTGGTGCTTCGAACTAAAGAAGTGTTGGAAGCAACTCAGCAGCAAAAG ATGATCATTGAAGAAAATGCAGAAGAAAGACAACATCATATTGGGAAACTTGAAACAACACTGAAGTCTTTATCAGAGGAGTTAATAAAG GCAAATGAAATCATTAAGAAATTACAAGATGATGTGAAGATGCTGGTGGGGAAGTTAAAACTGAAGAACTCAGTAACTGTGCAGCAGGAGAAAGTGCTGTCTGAGACAGAACAGCTCCTGCAGAAGGAACAGAGAGAGGTGCAGGAGGCACGGCAGGCATTGAAGCAGAGAGACGAAGAG gtaTCAAAACTACAAGAGCAATTGGAAGCAACAGTTCAAAAACTAGCTGAAAGCAAAGAACTGCTAAAAACGAATGAAAATG ttATCACCTGGCTAAACAAGCAGCTGAATGAAAATCAAATTACAAGAAAGCATGAAAATTTAGGGATGTTTGAAACACCGCCTGGAATGACGTCCTCTGGAGGTTTCAGAGCAGGAATTTCATCTCAGAATGTGATG TTTGGCAATCAACCCTTTAACTCTGCCTCAGGAATCAACTACCCTGTTACCTCTACATTAAATTCAAAGCTTTCTTTTCCTGTTAGCACAGGCAGTCGCCCAGCTTTGGCACACCTTAATCAGGCCCCAGGAACAAAG GTCCAGTTTAATCCAGTGATCTCTAAACCCATCGTGTCACCAGTGGACATGAATTGTGGTAGTCATTCCTTACAGCATGGTTCATCAAATAAAGAAAA tGGGGAACTCCTCGGTTTGGAGTCAAAGTATTTAGAGAGACGTGATGATTCTATTCCTTTACGTGGAATTGTCCCCAAAAAGCACCTCAACAAAG AAGCCCAGAAGCCATCAGTTAATGTCTCCCAGCTGCCTCCTACACCTGGATTCTCTGCTTACTTTCCGGGACAGTGA
- the sass6 gene encoding spindle assembly abnormal protein 6 homolog isoform X2: MMELLFDQKLQVQVKCKDCEDRRTSIRISIELQSTSSPVHKRDLAVRLTDDADAYFLYNLVISEEDFQSLKVQQGLLVEFSAFPQKFIDLLNQCIEEQDKDNPRFLLQLVSSSPVLDNSCASLNIVETNAFKHLTHLCLKLIHGTDVEIKKYLATCLSCLKEEKQLLEQKLKRTEEDLSRQLSYTQQTLSEKSRELDRIRSEWTSQTAALTNQHSQELTTEREKTLEAQMKYQQQSEQQRRELESLHQKSIQQLQCRLAELEVSNKDLMERKYKSESAIRDLKAKLVGLEDESHRAKQEVLSLRRENSTLDSECHEKEKQVNQLQTRVAVLEQEIKDKDQLVLRTKEVLEATQQQKMIIEENAEERQHHIGKLETTLKSLSEELIKANEIIKKLQDDVKMLVGKLKLKNSVTVQQEKVLSETEQLLQKEQREVQEARQALKQRDEEVSKLQEQLEATVQKLAESKELLKTNENVITWLNKQLNENQITRKHENLGMFETPPGMTSSGGFRAGISSQNVMVQFNPVISKPIVSPVDMNCGSHSLQHGSSNKENGELLGLESKYLERRDDSIPLRGIVPKKHLNKEAQKPSVNVSQLPPTPGFSAYFPGQ, translated from the exons GAGGACCAGTATCCGAATCAGTATTGAGCTGCAGTCAACATCAAGTCCAGTGCACAAAAGA gATCTGGCAGTACGGTTGACAGATGATGCTGACGCATATTTCCTTTACAACCTTGTTATATCAGAAGAAGATTTCCAAAG TTTAAAAGTACAACAGGGCCTGCTCGTAGAGTTTTCAGCCTTCCCACAGAAGTTCATAGACCTGCTGAATCAGTGTATCGAAGAACAGGACAAAGACAACCCGAG GTTTTTACTGCAGTTGGTATCTTCATCACCAGTATTAGACAACAGTTGTGCCAGTTTAAACATTGTGGAGACAAATGCCTTTAAACACCTCACACACCTCTGTCTTAAACTCATACATGGCACAGATGTAGAAATAAAGAAGTATCTGGCAACCTGTTTATCCTGTCTAAAG GAGGAAAAACAGTTGTTGGAACAGAAGCTTAAGAGAACTGAGGAAGATCTCTCCAGGCAACTTAGCTATACACAGCAG ACTTTGTCAGAAAAGAGCAGAGAACTGGACAGGATAAGGAGTGAATGGACATCCCAAACAGCAGCCCTGACCAACCAACACTCCCAGGAGCTGAccacagagagggagaaaaCACTTGAG GCCCAGATGAAATACCAGCAGCAGTCTGAGCAGCAACGCAGAGAGTTGGAAAGTCTGCATCAGAAAAGCATCCAGCAGCTCCAATGCAGGCTGGCAGAGCTGGAGGTCTCTAACAAAGATCTGATGGAGAGGAAATATAAATCAGAATCTGCCATCAGGGACCTTAAAGCCAAGCTGGTGGGGCTGGAAGAT GAGTCCCACAGAGCAAAGCAGGAGGTGTTATCTTTAAGGAGAGAGAACAGCACACTGGACTCGGAGTGCCATGAAAAGGAGAAGCAAGTGAACCAGCTGCAGACCCGAGTAGCTGTTCTAGAGCAGGAGATCAAAGACAAAGACCAGCTGGTGCTTCGAACTAAAGAAGTGTTGGAAGCAACTCAGCAGCAAAAG ATGATCATTGAAGAAAATGCAGAAGAAAGACAACATCATATTGGGAAACTTGAAACAACACTGAAGTCTTTATCAGAGGAGTTAATAAAG GCAAATGAAATCATTAAGAAATTACAAGATGATGTGAAGATGCTGGTGGGGAAGTTAAAACTGAAGAACTCAGTAACTGTGCAGCAGGAGAAAGTGCTGTCTGAGACAGAACAGCTCCTGCAGAAGGAACAGAGAGAGGTGCAGGAGGCACGGCAGGCATTGAAGCAGAGAGACGAAGAG gtaTCAAAACTACAAGAGCAATTGGAAGCAACAGTTCAAAAACTAGCTGAAAGCAAAGAACTGCTAAAAACGAATGAAAATG ttATCACCTGGCTAAACAAGCAGCTGAATGAAAATCAAATTACAAGAAAGCATGAAAATTTAGGGATGTTTGAAACACCGCCTGGAATGACGTCCTCTGGAGGTTTCAGAGCAGGAATTTCATCTCAGAATGTGATG GTCCAGTTTAATCCAGTGATCTCTAAACCCATCGTGTCACCAGTGGACATGAATTGTGGTAGTCATTCCTTACAGCATGGTTCATCAAATAAAGAAAA tGGGGAACTCCTCGGTTTGGAGTCAAAGTATTTAGAGAGACGTGATGATTCTATTCCTTTACGTGGAATTGTCCCCAAAAAGCACCTCAACAAAG AAGCCCAGAAGCCATCAGTTAATGTCTCCCAGCTGCCTCCTACACCTGGATTCTCTGCTTACTTTCCGGGACAGTGA